One Arthrobacter sp. FW306-07-I genomic window carries:
- a CDS encoding AMP-binding protein: MTETKLTGVPFAADLARFGDRPAVSTGSLSLSYAELALRVEEFARTLGHGRRLIALEAGNTLPSVVAYLAALSSGNPLLVLPSGESAANALITAYDPDIVVRTSHPGDVALDVRREQTCHDLHPDLALLLSTSGSTGSPKLVRLSADNIQANAAAIAEYLQLQPADKAATTLPLSYCYGMSVVNSHLLAGASLALTDLSVVDPCFWDLVRTGNVTSFAAVPYTFDLLDRVGFRDMDLPNLRYITQAGGRLAPERVRWYADLGRRKGWDLFVMYGQTEATARMAYLPPEQAVVHPESIGVPIPGGSFRLEPVAGLDADELVYSGPNVMLGYAERPEDLGLGRVLTELRTGDLARRAPEGLYQIVGRRSRFLKIAGLRVDLGHVERILTDLGVTAAAAGSDAAVTAAVEGDHDLPLLAKTLAQDLGLPRAAVGLHRVEAIPRLGNGKPDYPAVLALGRGEEAHDGGTAVPGAGSTDVPRIFAEVLEVDRVADTDTFVSLGGDSLSYVAASVRLEHALGYLPEGWHLMPVCELTPAPHVAPAAAPAGKPAGTRVHRVQRPLLAPMETGIVLRAVAIIAIVSTHIGFFHWQGTAHVLMAVAGYNFARFQLAGERGARFRRHLRSIARIAVPSIAVIGFAFAVTDKYAWHNVVLLNPLLGPEGWSDYSRFWFVEILVHILLGLSLLLAIPAADRVVRRWPWAFGVVLVAVDLPLLYGLVDSRYPGQGPVLWLFGLGWAAAASRTQWERIAVTGLAFLTVPASFDNPYRSATILAGCLVLLWLPTLRVPRGLRRVTALLASASLYIYVTHWLVYPLFDSADVFEPLAKGLAVLASLACGVLYWAAATRAMGLGERWLKGRPGSLRGRPAAVRSGGR, encoded by the coding sequence TGAGCACGGGAAGCCTGTCCCTGAGCTACGCGGAACTGGCCCTCCGCGTGGAGGAATTTGCCAGGACGTTGGGGCACGGCCGGCGGCTCATTGCGCTGGAGGCCGGGAACACCCTGCCGTCTGTGGTGGCCTACCTGGCGGCCTTGTCCTCGGGCAATCCCCTGCTGGTCCTTCCAAGCGGCGAGTCCGCCGCAAATGCGCTGATAACTGCCTACGATCCGGACATCGTAGTCCGGACATCCCACCCCGGTGACGTGGCCCTGGACGTGCGCCGGGAGCAGACCTGCCACGACCTGCACCCCGATCTGGCCCTGCTCCTCAGCACGTCCGGATCCACCGGCTCCCCCAAGTTGGTCCGCCTTTCCGCGGACAACATCCAGGCCAACGCCGCGGCAATCGCTGAATACCTGCAGCTGCAACCGGCCGACAAAGCTGCCACCACCCTTCCGCTCTCCTACTGCTACGGGATGAGTGTGGTGAACAGCCACCTTCTGGCGGGCGCGTCCCTGGCGCTGACGGACCTCTCGGTTGTGGACCCCTGTTTCTGGGACCTGGTCCGCACCGGTAACGTGACCTCATTCGCCGCCGTACCGTACACCTTCGACCTCCTGGACCGCGTGGGATTCCGGGACATGGACCTGCCGAACCTGCGCTACATCACCCAGGCCGGCGGACGGCTGGCACCGGAGCGGGTGCGCTGGTACGCCGACCTGGGCCGGCGGAAGGGGTGGGACCTGTTCGTGATGTACGGCCAGACCGAGGCCACGGCGCGGATGGCATACCTGCCGCCGGAGCAGGCCGTGGTGCATCCCGAGTCCATCGGCGTACCCATCCCGGGCGGCTCCTTCCGGCTGGAGCCGGTCGCCGGGCTGGACGCCGATGAACTGGTGTATTCCGGCCCCAACGTGATGCTGGGGTACGCCGAACGGCCGGAGGACCTCGGCCTGGGCCGGGTCCTGACCGAACTGCGCACGGGCGACCTGGCCAGGCGAGCGCCCGAGGGGCTGTACCAGATTGTTGGCAGGCGCAGCCGCTTCCTGAAAATTGCCGGGCTCCGCGTGGACCTGGGACACGTGGAGCGGATTCTGACGGACCTCGGTGTCACGGCGGCCGCCGCCGGTTCCGACGCCGCGGTGACTGCCGCCGTCGAAGGCGACCACGACCTCCCCCTGCTCGCCAAAACCCTGGCGCAGGACCTGGGCCTGCCGCGCGCCGCCGTCGGACTTCACCGCGTCGAAGCCATACCGCGCCTTGGCAACGGAAAGCCCGACTATCCGGCCGTCCTCGCCCTCGGCCGTGGTGAAGAAGCGCACGACGGCGGCACTGCAGTTCCCGGCGCGGGCTCCACTGATGTGCCGCGCATCTTCGCGGAGGTGCTTGAAGTGGACCGCGTCGCCGACACCGATACGTTCGTATCCCTGGGCGGCGACTCCCTGTCCTATGTGGCGGCGTCTGTCCGGCTGGAGCATGCACTCGGGTACCTTCCCGAAGGCTGGCACCTGATGCCTGTCTGCGAACTGACGCCTGCGCCGCACGTGGCACCGGCTGCCGCGCCCGCCGGCAAACCTGCGGGGACCCGGGTTCACCGGGTGCAGCGCCCGTTGCTTGCACCAATGGAGACGGGAATCGTGCTCCGTGCGGTGGCGATCATTGCCATCGTCTCCACGCACATCGGGTTCTTCCACTGGCAGGGCACCGCGCATGTGCTCATGGCCGTGGCGGGGTACAACTTCGCGCGGTTCCAGCTGGCCGGGGAGCGTGGTGCGCGGTTCCGGCGGCACCTGCGCAGCATCGCCCGGATCGCCGTGCCCAGCATCGCCGTCATCGGGTTCGCCTTCGCCGTCACGGACAAATACGCCTGGCACAACGTAGTCCTGCTCAATCCGCTGCTGGGCCCTGAAGGATGGAGTGACTACTCGCGGTTCTGGTTCGTGGAGATTCTGGTCCACATCCTCCTTGGCCTTTCCCTGCTGCTGGCGATACCGGCCGCTGACCGGGTGGTGCGGCGCTGGCCGTGGGCGTTCGGCGTGGTTCTGGTTGCCGTTGACCTGCCCCTGCTTTATGGCCTGGTGGACAGCCGCTACCCGGGCCAGGGTCCGGTGCTGTGGCTGTTCGGACTGGGCTGGGCGGCCGCCGCCTCCCGCACCCAGTGGGAGCGGATCGCGGTGACGGGTCTTGCCTTCCTCACGGTTCCCGCGTCCTTCGACAACCCCTACCGCAGCGCCACCATCCTCGCCGGCTGCCTGGTCCTGCTCTGGCTTCCCACGCTGCGGGTTCCCCGCGGACTGCGCCGGGTCACGGCGCTGCTGGCCAGCGCCTCGCTGTACATTTACGTCACGCACTGGCTGGTGTACCCCCTGTTCGACTCCGCTGATGTCTTCGAACCCCTGGCCAAAGGCCTCGCGGTACTGGCCTCCCTGGCCTGCGGGGTCCTGTACTGGGCGGCGGCAACACGCGCCATGGGCCTGGGGGAACGGTGGCTGAAGGGGCGCCCGGGGAGTCTGCGTGGACGCCCAGCGGCGGTGCGTTCCGGCGGCAGGTGA
- a CDS encoding DUF7793 family protein: MEDVTGTIELSGELLHLKWGHGDVVTERDAVALMERAKELSGGRALPLLVEITGVEWIDQGALKAFAGTWPLTRAAVVGTSPVDQTLASFYTGRHKPVHPTRYFTSMDEAMAWLEEGG, encoded by the coding sequence ATGGAAGACGTCACCGGGACCATCGAGCTCTCCGGGGAGCTGCTGCACCTCAAGTGGGGGCACGGGGATGTGGTCACGGAACGCGATGCTGTGGCGCTGATGGAGCGCGCCAAAGAGCTTAGCGGCGGCCGCGCCCTGCCGCTGCTGGTGGAAATAACCGGCGTGGAGTGGATTGACCAGGGGGCGCTAAAGGCCTTTGCCGGTACCTGGCCCCTGACGCGTGCCGCCGTGGTGGGCACCTCCCCCGTGGACCAGACCCTTGCCAGCTTCTACACCGGCAGGCACAAGCCGGTGCACCCCACCCGGTACTTCACGTCCATGGATGAGGCGATGGCGTGGCTGGAGGAGGGCGGCTGA
- a CDS encoding helix-turn-helix transcriptional regulator: MTNSEDVRKFLTSRRARLTPEEAGLPAYGGTRRVAGLRREEVAMLAGLSVDYYIRLERGNLSGASDSVLEALARALQLDDAETAHLFDLARAATAAPRVRRKRSPLAVRPSVQRVIDAITAAPAWVRNDRGDVLASNELGRALYLEMMAEPVTPPNSARFTFLNPKAREFFRDWERSADDIVAVLRSTAGKNPYDKDLSDLIGELSTRSEEFRIRWARHDVKYHRTGRKRLHHSIVGDLDLTYEAMELPADPGLRINIYTAEPGTPSEDALKILASWAATQTAAVVPAREAT; encoded by the coding sequence ATGACCAACAGCGAAGACGTGCGGAAATTCCTGACCTCCCGCCGCGCCCGGCTCACGCCGGAAGAGGCCGGGCTGCCCGCGTACGGCGGCACCAGGCGCGTGGCGGGGCTGCGCCGGGAAGAAGTGGCGATGCTGGCCGGGCTGAGCGTTGACTATTACATCCGGCTGGAGCGGGGAAACCTGTCCGGCGCGTCGGACAGCGTCCTGGAGGCCCTGGCGCGCGCCCTGCAGTTGGACGACGCCGAGACGGCCCACCTTTTCGACCTGGCCCGGGCGGCCACCGCCGCCCCGCGGGTGCGGCGCAAGCGGAGTCCCTTAGCGGTGCGTCCCAGCGTGCAGCGGGTCATCGATGCGATTACGGCGGCGCCTGCCTGGGTCCGCAACGACCGCGGCGATGTGCTGGCCTCCAATGAGCTCGGCAGGGCCCTGTACCTGGAAATGATGGCGGAGCCGGTCACTCCGCCCAACAGTGCGCGGTTCACCTTCCTGAATCCGAAGGCGCGGGAGTTCTTCCGCGACTGGGAGCGGAGCGCGGATGACATCGTGGCGGTCCTGCGCTCCACCGCCGGGAAGAACCCGTACGACAAGGACCTCTCGGACTTGATCGGCGAGCTCTCAACCCGCAGCGAGGAGTTCCGCATCCGCTGGGCCCGGCACGACGTGAAGTACCACCGCACGGGCCGCAAACGCCTGCACCACTCCATCGTGGGGGACCTGGACCTCACCTACGAAGCGATGGAACTCCCCGCGGACCCGGGGCTGCGGATCAACATCTATACGGCCGAGCCTGGCACGCCGTCGGAGGATGCGCTGAAGATACTGGCCAGCTGGGCCGCCACGCAGACAGCGGCTGTGGTCCCGGCCCGGGAGGCCACCTGA